DNA sequence from the Blastomonas fulva genome:
CGATGTACAAGATCGCGCTCAGCGGCCTTCCCGAAGAGGCGGCCGACAAATACCCGTCCGAGCTTTCGGGCGGGATGAAGAAGCGCGCCGGCCTTGCCCGCGCGCTGTCGCTCGATCCCGACCTGTTGTTTCTCGACGAGCCGACCGCCGGCCTCGACCCGATCGGTGCGGCACGGTTCGACGAGCTGACGCTGGAACTGCAGCGCACGCTGGGCCTCACCGTGTTCCTGATCACGCACGATCTCGATACGCTGCACGAGATCTGCGACCGGGTCGCGGTGCTCGCCGACCGCAAGGTGATCGCCATTGGCACGATCCCCGAGCTGCTTGCGACCGACCACCCGTGGATCCAGGAATATTTCAACGGCCCGCGCGGCCGCGCCGCTGCCGTGAGCCACGCAGACGAGGAGCGGCGCCAAAACCGGCATCCCGCCCAGAGCAAGAGCCGGGGGTTCAAGCGATGACGCCAGATCACGCTCCGGGGAACGACCGCGCCGCTTTGTCGGTAGACAGCATCAAAAGA
Encoded proteins:
- a CDS encoding ABC transporter ATP-binding protein; this translates as MSAARQKECDVAIRITGLTNSFGDDVVHDDLSLDVRHGEILGVVGGSGTGKSVLMRSIIGLQTPDSGRIEVLGESMLDEAEEDVSIRSRWGVLFQGGALFSTLTVAENVMVPLAEFYPKIDSKLRREIAMYKIALSGLPEEAADKYPSELSGGMKKRAGLARALSLDPDLLFLDEPTAGLDPIGAARFDELTLELQRTLGLTVFLITHDLDTLHEICDRVAVLADRKVIAIGTIPELLATDHPWIQEYFNGPRGRAAAVSHADEERRQNRHPAQSKSRGFKR